The Myotis daubentonii chromosome 1, mMyoDau2.1, whole genome shotgun sequence genome includes the window TGGTGTCCAGGGAAGATGCAGCCTCGGCCCTCAGCCTCGGAGGGGGTCgggcagggaaaggggaagctgggtacctcccctgcagcccccaccccgccctcaagTCCTAAGGCATCTGCTGCGGGAGAAGAAGTGGGGTTTCCTCGGGTGACCAACCCCAGGactctctgcccagccccctgtccccgccccggcctccccacccccaggagctcACCTTCACGCACAGGTGCACTCTTCAAGGTGAagggagcaggtgggtggtgagTTACGCTCTAGGCCAGGAGGCCGGTGGAAAGCAGGGCGGGTCCTGGGGGCGGTGACGTGTGACTGACCTTTTAGCAAAGTCCCCTGGGCCTGCGCAgccagagaggggctgggggggggggcagagcgaGGGGAAGGAGGGACTGACCGGCACAGGAGGGGCCGTCCTCTGAAGCTCCCTCCAGgttccccctctctgggccctccccctctctgggccctccccctctctggggcctccccctctctgggcctccccctctccgggcctccccctctctgggccctccccctctctgggcctccccctctcggggccctccccctctctggggcctccccctctctgggccctccccctctctgggccctccccctctctggggcctccccctctctgggcctccccctctccgggcctccccctctctgggcctccccctctctggacctccccctctctggggcctccccctctctgggcctccccctctctgggcctccccctctctggggcctccccctctctgggcctccccctctctgggcctccccctctctggacctccccctctctggggccctccccctctctgggcctccccctctctggggcctccccctctctgggcctccccctctctgggccctccccctctctggggcctccccctctctgggccctccccctctctgggcctccccctctctgggcctccccctctctgggcctccccctctctggggcctccccctctctgggcctccccctctctgggccctccccctctctgggccctccccctctctgggcctccccctctctggggccctccccctctctgggccctccccctctctggggcctccccctctctggggccctccccctctctgggcctccccctctctgggccctccccctctctgggcctccccctctctgggccctccccctctctgggcctccccctctctgggccctccccctctctgggcctccccctctctgggccctccccctctctgggcctccccctctctgggcctccccctctctgggcctccccctctctgggccctccccctctctgggcctccccctctctgggcctccccctctctgggccctccccctctctggggcctccccctctctggggccctccccctctctgggcctccccctctctgggccctccccctctctgggcctccccctctctgggccctccccctctctgggcctccccctctctgggccctccccctctctgggcctccccctctctgggccctccccctctctgggcctccccctctctgggcctccccctctctgggcctccccctctctgggccctccccctctctgggccctccccctctctggggccTCCCTGCCTGGAGAGGGCCCAGCTGTGCAGCCAGTCAGGCCTGACCTTCAGCGAGGCCAGCCTGGCTCCCGGCCACCAGGCAGACTccgggtggggaaggggtggggaaagcTGCATTCCGGGGCGACGTGGAAGGATCGGGTTACCTTCCAGGGCAGACCCAGGGGCTCTTCTCGGGAGGCGAGCCGGGGCCTGGACGGAGGGCAGCTACGTCCCGGGACCGGTGGGAGGAAGGCGGCGAGGGATCAGAGTCTGGGCTTGGCGGGGGGCGGCACGTGGAGCCTCCAGGCCCGGGGCTGGCAGACACCCGAGAGGGacgaggggcgggggcggggtgagcCCCAAGCGCGGGGCGCAGATCGGCCCTGCGCTAACGCagacgcccgcccgcccgcctgcgcGGCCCCACCCGGGGCCCCCCTTCCCCGCGTCCCCTCCCCCGCGctgggtccctcccctccccgccgcccccgccccgccccgccccgcgcgccatTCCTCGCCTCCCGCCGCCGCGCAGGGCGTGCGCCATGGCCGGCCCGGTGCCGCGACCCGCCAAGGGCTACCGGGTGGTGCTGCTGGGCAGCGCGGCCGTGGGCAAGACGGCGCTGGCCACGCAGTTCGCGTGCGGCCGCTTCCCCGAGCGCTGCGAGCCGGCGGTGGAGGAGCTGTTCAGCAAGCTCATCGAGGTGAACGCGGCGCCCGCGCTGCTGGAGATCGTGGACACGGTGGGCGCCGAGCACCTGGTCACGCTCCGGGACCTGTACATCCGCAACAGCGACGGCTTCGTGGTGCTGTACAGCGTGCGCAGCGAGGCCTCCTTCGCGGCGGTGCGGCCGCTGCGGGAGCGCATGGGCCGCCTGCGGGGCGCCCGGGCCGTGCCGCTCGTGCTCGTGGGCACCCAGGCCGACCTGGACGCCGAGCGCCAGGTGCTGACGGCGCGGGGCCGCGCGCTGGCCCGCGAGTGGCGCTGCCCGTTCCTGGAGGTCACGGCCAAGAGCAAGCGGATGGTGGACCAGGTGTTCACGCAGGTGGTGCGCGAGATGGAGGCCCTGGCCCCGCCCGAGGCGGAGGCCCGCGCGGCGCCCGCGAGCGCCCCGGGGACGGGGCCGTCGGAGAGGTTCATCGGCTAATGCGCCGCAGCGTGGCGTCCGCGCGCGGCCACCTTCGCGACGGCGAGGCCCGGAGCCCGCACCCGCCTGTGGAGCCGTCCAGCGGAGCCTGGCCCGCCCCGCGCGCTTCTGGACCCTCGGCGAACCCTCTGCAGCTGTTTCCCGGACGGACGGCGCTTTGAGAAACCAGCAACCTCAcatccgccccccccctccccgcccccgtgtGGAGAGCGCGCCAGCCTTTTCTTCCCGTCGCGGTCCTtacagaggattttttttaaaaaatccacatcAGACATTTGAAATTGGTCGAGAACGTGAGCTAGCGGTTAGCTTTCGATTCAGTGAGGCCTGGTCCCCCTCGCTTAAGGCCTTGAGTTGCAGAGTGAGGTCGCCCTGTGTCTCTAAATATAGTTCCGAGGCCGGGCGGCTggagagggatggggggggggcggggggggcagctGCCCTCACACAAAGCGCTCAGACTGCCTTGTTCTCCAGCTGAAGGAGCAGGAACGACTTCAGAAGCTGCTGGTTTCGTTGTTTGTCTTTCCAACACCTGAAGCTGCAGTTGGGGCAGTTTCCACGCTGCCTCTGCTTCTCTGTTATTTTCCGGGAAATGGTTGGTCACTGGAGGGAGGTGGCCCTGTGTGTTTTTGCAAAAATTCTCTCCGCCGCGGTGGCTATTCTCTGTTCGGCAGCAGGACATTGTGTGTGAGTAACGGGGACACGGGCGCCCACAGAGAAGCGGAACATGCGGTCCCGGCTCTGACCTCCCCCTCGAGGCCAgaggctgccctggccggtgcaCAGGCTGTTCTGGGACCTGAAACTGCGTCCGTCAGTCCGGCTGCGAGTTGCTTGTGCTTATTCGCGGAGAGAACCCTCTCACCTGCCCCGCGACACACTTTTCAGGTTGAAGGCCTCGCCTGGCCGTGGAGCATCTTTCCAGGAGAAATCGACAGGAAAGCCCCCGCCCGCGGGCACCTGTAGAGGGAGGCTACAGCTCTCTGAGTGCTGTCTATGTGGCATGTGACGTCTGACTGGAGAAAGGGTTTTATCTGAACATGACATTTACATCCATTTTAGAAGCTAGGAGTGCCTGGCAGTTCCCCAGGAGGGCCGGCTGGGGCgtcccctgtcccctctctccctctcccaggacatggggacatggggtgggggagttgggaCCCAGCTGACCCACTCCCCTCtccagccctctgtcccctcacACCCCTCTAGGCCATCATTTCTTATGTATATTTagttgatttcagggaggaggggagagggagagagcgatagaaacatcaatgacgagagagaaccattgatcggctgcctcctgcacgccctccccccccattggggatcaagcccacaacctgggcatgtgtccttgactggaatcgaacccgggacccttcagtccacaggccggcgctctatccactgagccacaccggccagggctgggccatCATTCTTCAGGGGACATTTCatagggagggaagggaggagggctgCAGGCCGGGGCGGGGAAGCACCCTCAGGGCCTGAGCTCCTATGTCCAAAGCTGCCCCTTCTGCCTGCGGGAGCAGACAGGACTGCCGGACGgagggacggacggacggacTGGTTGGGCTGCAGAGGAAGCAACAGGGAGTGACCAGCGCCACCCCCAGCACTGAGAGCGTGGCCCCAAGAACCGGAAGCTGGTGACCCCTCCCCGGCCGCTGGCCCCCCCTGCCGAGGCCTCCGGGGTCTTGCCTCCCCCTGGATAACAGGCCCGTCCAGGAAACAGTGTACAAATAGCGATTCTCCCGCTAGGCTCCCGGGACCACCTGGGTCCCACCCACTCAGACCCGCATTTCAGCTCAGAGAACAGGGCTGCTCCTGGCTGGCGGGGCCGCATGACGAGTGACCGGGCCCACATGCTCCACCGCTGTGACCTCGGGAGCCTGTATGAAGCTGCCTTCTGAGTGTGTCTGCAGACACGCGCACACATGCTCACGCACGCACTTACCAATATACACACAATAAAAAACCTACTAGCACACACTGcgatttctttctcttcttactgCTAATGTGTAACTCCGTGTGTTACACACGGGTTGCCCGCAGTTCCTCTGCAGTCACCTCAGTCCTACATGCCCTGAGCAGCAGAGCCCCCGCTTGTCAGGGGGGACCCAGGAGAGGACCCGAGAGCCCTCAGGTGAGGCCCTGAGACTCCCCAGGTGAGGCCCTGACACCCCCAGCTAAGGGCCCTGACACCCCCCAGGTGAAGGCCCTGAGACCCCCAGATAAGGACCCTGAGACCCCCCAGGTGAGGATCTGAGACCCCCAATAAGGACCCTGAGACCCCCCAGGTGAGGATCTGAGACCCCCAGATAAGGACCCTGAGACCCCCCAGATAAGGACCCTGAGACCCCCCAGATGAGGGCCCTGAGACCCCCCAGGTGAGGGCCCTGAGACACCCAGATAAGGACCCTGAGACCCCCCAGGTGAGGATCTGAGACCCCCAATAAGGACCCTGAGACCCCCCCAGATAAGGACCCTGAGACCCCCCAGATGAGGGCCCTGAGACCCCCTAGGTGAGGGCCCTGAGACACCCAGATAAGGACCCTGAGACCCCCCAGGTGAGGGCCCTGAGACCCCCCAGGTGAGGGCCCTGAGACACCCAGATAAGGACCCTGAGACCCCCCAGGTGAGGATCTGAGACCCCCCAGATAAGGACCCTGAGACCCCCCAGATGAGGGCCCTGAGACCCCCCAGGTGAGGGCCCTGAGACACCCAGATAAGGACCCTGAGACCCCCCAGGTGAGGATCTGAGACCCCCAATAAGGACCCTGAGACCCCCCAGATGAGGGCCCTGAGACCCCCCAGGTGAGGGCCCTGAGACACCCAGATAAGGACCCTGAGACCCCCCAGGTGAGGATCTGAGACCCCCAATAAGGACCCTGAGACCCCCCAGATAAGGACCCTGAGACCCCCCAGATGAGGGCCCTGAGACCCCCCAGGTGAGGACCTGAGACACCCAGATAAGGACCCTGAGACCCCCCAGGTGAGGACCTGAGACCCCCAATAAGGACCCTGAAACCCCCCAGGTGAGGGCCCAGAGACCCCCAGGTGAGGACCTGTGAGATCAGGTGGCTAGCTTGTCAgctgggaggtggttggggtcTCACCCTTCGAGGTGACGCTGGCGTCGGCTCCGTGCACGCTCAGCATAACCAGGAAATGTGTGCTGGTTCCCGAGTGGCATGGCATTCACATGGCCACTCGCAGGTGGGCACGGCAGCGGCTCTTGCCGCCACGGCTGTGATGCCGGTGTGTGCGCAGATGCTGTGGGTGGCGGGTGTGAATGACGCCCCGTTCCTCCCTGTGACATGCCGCTCGCTCTGCCAGCTTTGAAATCATGTGCCGCCCTTTCCTTCGTGGCTCTGGGGTCTCGCACAGCCCCTGTGGCGGGCAGCCTGCGACCCGAGGGCCCTGCCTCCTGGCGTGGTTCCCGCCCCTCGGGTGTGGCAGGACCTGGTGACTCTGCTAAGGAATATAACATGCCCAGGTGAGGGCATGGCACCTCCAGGTGACATCCCAAAGCACTGACCCCCGAGTTACCGCCTCTCAGCCTCCGTCCAGGCCCCGGTTCTGGGGAAAGCAAGCTGCCCAGCTGTGAGGTCAGGGCTGGCTCTGCCCTCCCCGTAGACATCTGTCCCCACCCCACGTCTTCACATCTGCCCTCCGCATGTCTTTGTCCCAATCTCTTCTTAGAAATACAGctatcaccctggctggtgtttctcagtggatagagcacctgcctgaggactgagggtcctgggttcgattccagtcaagggcatgtaccctggtccTGGttggcgtgtgcaggaggcaactaatcgatgtgtctctctcacatcaatgtttctctctctctgttcgtctctccccttcccttccactctctgtaaaactcaatggaaaaatatccttggatgaggagggaggaaggaagaaaggaaggaagggagggaggaaggaaggagaataagcaatcagcccagcctgcatggctcaggttgagcatcgaactatatGAACCATGAgaccaaggtttgattcccagtcagggcacatgcccagcttgtgggctcgatccccagtagggggcgtgcaggaggcagcagattaatggttctctctcattattgatgtttctttctctctctccccctcttccttcctctctgaaatcaataaaaatatgttttaaaaaaaagaaagacagcaaTCCTATTGGATGAGGGCCCACCTTCATGTCCGTAGTTGAACTTGATCACCTCTCTAACAGCCCCCCTCAAATACAGACACAGGGTTAGGTGAACAACGCCAGACACAAAGGAGAACGTAATACAGGATTCTGTTTATAGGAAGTTCAAAAACAGagtcagccctgaccggtgtggctcagtgggtagagcgtcggcctgcggactgaagggtcccaggttcgattccggtcaagggcatgtaccttggttgcgggcacatccccagtgggaggtgtgcaggaggcagctgatcaatgtttctctctcatcaatgtttctaactctctggtatccctctcccttcctctctgtaaaaaaatcaataaaatatattttttaaaaataaaagtgttaatGTTGCCCTacccggcttggctcagtggatagtgtgttgacctgcggactaaagggtcccaggttcaattccagtcaagggcacatgcccgggttgtgggctccatccccagtggggggcgtgcaggaggcagccaatcaatgattctctctcattgatgtttctatctctctctccctcttcttttctctctgaaatgaataaaaaatatacatattttaaaatgtcagtgttagccctggccagagtggctcagctggttggagcgtcttcccatacaccaaagtgTCGCCGCTTTGACTCTTGGgtctggcacatgcccaggttgggagttcgatccccagtccggGCGTgcaacagatggatgtttctctctcacgctgatgtttctctctctcaaaataaaaatagagttttcaataaaaacatattttgaaaattaataactGAAAGGTCAGTGTTAAAATTCTGGCAATATCCCAGAAATTACGCATGCCCTTAGCGACAAGGTAAACGTACATGTTTAAGCTGCGTGCTCACATAAGAGAGTGTGAGACGGCTCACAGGTTTCAAGCTGCTCAGCGAGGGCCTCAGCAGGAAGTCCGCGTCTCCTCCACGCCCACGCGTTTCCCTGGCGGCTTCTTGAGGTCACCAGGTGTTGAGTGGGTCGGAAGGCTCTGCAGACACCCGGCTCCTAAATCACCACCtccaggaggccaggggaggggaagggacgtGCCCAGGACAGAACATCCTGTCcccccactagggggcagagCCGGCTCAGGGGAGGAGGAGCTGCTGGTTGTGGAACCTTCCAGGGCGAGGTGTCCAGACAGGGTCTGCAACCGCCCAGAGCCCACGGCAAAGCCTAGGTGGCCGGGGTCCCAGGGACCTGCTCTCCAAGGCTCCCCGTGGGTAGGGGTCCCCCTCCCAAGAGCTTGCTCTGTGGCCATGGTTTCTGTTGCCTCATAGTGTCCAGGACACTCACTGTGAGGCTGTCCCCCCACCGTCCTGCACAGTCTCCGGGACCATGGAGACCCCCCTGGAGGTGGCCACACCCATCCCCCTTGGGGTCCTGCCCCGAGGCTGGCACGCCTGTCCCAGGATGTGGGGAGCTTGTGGCCTTTGGAGGACCCCGGGCTGCATCAGCACCAGAGCACACAGGGAGGGCTGGACAGTCTGCACCCCACACCCCGATCCCCACAATCAGGTGATCAGGGGTCAGGGGTGAGTGATGTGGACAGGGGGCACGGGATGAATGCCAGCAGGACAGCTTTTtggtatatatactagaggcccagtgcacaaaattcatgcaaggggtttcacacacacacacacacacacacacacacacacacacacacacacacaccctgccgtggtggctgcctctgccttggccccagctgccacagctttatccagaaggtcatctTGAAGGATGTCTgctctaactagcatattatgctttcactattatagattagaggcccagtgctgtgcaccagtggggtccctcagcctggcctgcaggtatcaggccaaaaccggctctccgacatctcctgaggggtcccggattgcgagagggcacaggccaggccatgcactgggactctagtatgcatataagatctttggttaatctcttcctgccctctcccctcccctctcccccctacttcccccttctctctgagattcatcagtctgttccatgtttccatgcctgtggtttctgctcctgcattgactttctgccccgtggtggtcagtgtgcgtcatagctactggtcggctggtcacttagacttttatatagatatatatatatttttaaaaaaatatt containing:
- the LOC132228945 gene encoding ras-related protein Rap-2c-like; translation: MAGPVPRPAKGYRVVLLGSAAVGKTALATQFACGRFPERCEPAVEELFSKLIEVNAAPALLEIVDTVGAEHLVTLRDLYIRNSDGFVVLYSVRSEASFAAVRPLRERMGRLRGARAVPLVLVGTQADLDAERQVLTARGRALAREWRCPFLEVTAKSKRMVDQVFTQVVREMEALAPPEAEARAAPASAPGTGPSERFIG